Proteins encoded within one genomic window of Candidatus Nezhaarchaeota archaeon:
- a CDS encoding zinc-ribbon domain-containing protein → MGLDFCPKCNAWIRPGSILCPRCGYTIRDKGRILSFMERLLRSERVEERKRVLSDTVSAKVIDVSGGVATLECAFPKFEEGDVVGYVTKGRTIEPLGTVISGGGL, encoded by the coding sequence ATGGGACTAGATTTTTGCCCCAAATGTAATGCATGGATTCGACCGGGCTCGATTTTGTGTCCTCGCTGTGGTTACACCATTAGAGATAAGGGCAGAATTCTATCCTTCATGGAACGCTTACTCAGAAGCGAGAGGGTTGAGGAGAGGAAGAGGGTTCTTAGTGACACGGTTAGTGCCAAGGTTATTGACGTGAGTGGTGGTGTAGCCACGCTTGAGTGCGCCTTCCCAAAGTTTGAAGAGGGAGATGTTGTCGGTTACGTTACTAAAGGGCGTACCATAGAGCCGCTTGGGACGGTCATAAGTGGAGGAGGTCTTTAA